A genomic region of Enterobacteriaceae endosymbiont of Macroplea mutica contains the following coding sequences:
- the infA gene encoding translation initiation factor IF-1 yields the protein MSKEKNIEMQGIVLNTLPNTIFSVKLENGHVVTAHISGKMRKNYIRILTGDKVTVELTPYDLSKGRIIFRSR from the coding sequence ATGTCTAAAGAAAAAAATATAGAAATGCAAGGCATTGTATTAAATACATTACCTAATACTATCTTTAGTGTAAAATTAGAGAATGGGCATGTTGTTACAGCACATATATCAGGTAAAATGAGAAAAAATTATATTCGTATTTTAACAGGCGATAAGGTAACCGTAGAACTTACCCCTTATGATTTAAGCAAAGGCAGAATAATTTTTCGTAGTCGTTAA
- the trxB gene encoding thioredoxin-disulfide reductase translates to MDIHQLIILGSGPAGYTAAIYAARANLFPVIITGNQIGGQLTQTNNIENWPGNYPNITGSQLMDNLYNHAMYYNTKIIHDNIIQVMFDTFPFILQGENDKYLSKSLIIATGSYPKKLGLLSEKKFFGKGVSTCAICDGLLYRNQKVAVIGGGNSALEEALYLSNIASEVHLIHRKTIFTADNILIKKINFIIKNKKNIFLHQPYIVKNIIGDINGVTGIHINHIKHIKDHFILKLNAVFILIGSIPNTKIFQNQLHLDNDGYIITYKKNLYTQTSVKGIFAAGDVMDKIYRQAITSSATGCMAALDAQNYLHDTIL, encoded by the coding sequence ATGGATATTCATCAATTAATTATTCTTGGTTCAGGACCAGCAGGATATACAGCAGCAATATATGCTGCCCGTGCTAATTTATTTCCTGTTATTATTACAGGAAATCAAATAGGTGGGCAATTAACACAAACTAATAATATAGAAAATTGGCCGGGTAATTATCCTAATATTACTGGTAGCCAATTAATGGATAATTTATATAATCATGCCATGTATTATAATACAAAAATAATACATGATAACATCATACAAGTAATGTTCGATACATTTCCATTTATTTTACAAGGAGAAAATGATAAATATCTTTCTAAAAGTCTGATTATAGCTACAGGTTCTTATCCTAAAAAATTAGGTTTATTATCAGAAAAAAAATTTTTCGGTAAAGGAGTTTCAACATGTGCTATATGCGACGGATTATTATATCGTAATCAAAAAGTAGCTGTTATTGGTGGTGGTAATTCTGCATTAGAAGAAGCATTATACTTATCTAATATTGCTTCAGAAGTACATCTTATACATAGAAAAACTATATTTACTGCAGATAATATTTTAATTAAAAAAATTAATTTTATTATAAAAAATAAAAAAAATATATTTTTACATCAACCTTACATAGTAAAAAATATTATAGGCGATATAAATGGTGTAACAGGTATACATATTAATCATATTAAACATATAAAAGATCATTTTATTTTAAAATTGAATGCTGTATTTATATTAATAGGTAGTATCCCTAATACTAAAATATTCCAAAATCAATTACATTTGGATAATGATGGATATATTATTACTTATAAAAAGAATTTGTATACTCAAACAAGTGTTAAAGGTATTTTTGCGGCTGGCGATGTAATGGATAAAATATACAGACAAGCAATTACTTCATCAGCTACTGGCTGTATGGCAGCATTAGATGCACAAAATTATTTACATGACACTATATTATAA
- the serS gene encoding serine--tRNA ligase, whose protein sequence is MIDINLIRKNLHLVFTKLKTRNFILDIKTIQKYENIRKKLQNNINILYQKKKHMQNSINIQNKNHIQTKIKLLNIQLITTKKKLTNIMTYLDNIYDTIPNLPLDDVPIGVHYNDHKEILYWGKKLKHNFLIRNHIELGLLHNGIDMESGANLSGSKFIVMKESIAYLHRVLIQFMLDTHIQQHQYKEMYIPYIVKKEALYGTGQLPKFAKDLYAVYNMQLNTHYLIPTAEVPLTNFVANTILREEQLPIKLVAHSPCFRAEAGSYGQINKGLIRTHQFEKVELVQLVTPNMSIKTLEEITSHAEKILQLLELPYRKILLCSGDMSFAASKTYDLEVWLPSINKYCEVSSCSNMWDFQARRMKARYKNHEDNHINYIHTLNASALAIGRTLAAIIENYQLEDGSIQIPKVLQSYMKGLKIINYIK, encoded by the coding sequence ATGATTGATATTAATTTAATAAGAAAAAATTTACATTTAGTATTTACCAAATTAAAAACAAGAAATTTTATATTGGATATAAAAACAATACAAAAATATGAAAATATAAGAAAAAAACTACAAAATAACATAAATATTTTATATCAAAAAAAAAAACATATGCAAAATTCTATTAACATACAAAATAAGAACCATATACAAACTAAAATTAAATTATTAAATATACAATTAATTACTACAAAAAAAAAATTAACAAATATCATGACATATTTAGACAATATTTATGATACTATACCAAATTTACCATTAGATGACGTGCCCATAGGTGTGCATTATAATGATCATAAAGAAATATTATATTGGGGTAAAAAACTAAAACATAATTTCTTAATACGTAATCATATTGAATTAGGATTATTACATAATGGCATAGATATGGAATCTGGTGCTAATTTAAGTGGTTCAAAATTTATTGTTATGAAAGAATCAATAGCATATTTACATAGAGTATTAATACAATTTATGTTAGACACACATATACAACAACATCAATATAAAGAAATGTATATTCCTTATATTGTTAAAAAAGAAGCTTTATATGGCACAGGACAATTACCAAAATTTGCAAAAGATTTATATGCTGTATATAATATGCAATTAAATACACATTATCTAATTCCTACAGCAGAAGTACCTTTAACTAATTTCGTAGCTAATACTATATTACGGGAAGAACAATTACCAATAAAATTAGTTGCACATAGTCCATGTTTCCGTGCAGAAGCAGGATCTTATGGACAAATAAATAAAGGATTAATACGTACACATCAATTTGAAAAAGTAGAACTTGTTCAATTAGTTACACCAAACATGTCCATAAAAACATTAGAAGAAATAACTTCACATGCTGAAAAAATATTACAATTATTAGAATTACCATATAGAAAAATACTATTATGTTCTGGTGATATGAGTTTTGCTGCAAGCAAAACATATGATCTAGAAGTATGGTTACCTTCAATTAATAAATATTGTGAAGTATCTTCTTGTTCTAATATGTGGGATTTTCAAGCACGCAGAATGAAAGCACGATATAAAAATCATGAAGACAATCATATTAATTATATACATACTCTAAATGCATCTGCTTTAGCTATAGGGAGAACATTAGCTGCTATAATAGAAAACTATCAATTAGAAGATGGTTCAATACAAATTCCTAAAGTTTTACAATCATATATGAAAGGATTAAAAATAATTAATTATATCAAATAA
- the argR gene encoding transcriptional regulator ArgR, translating into MHIYSTKKKEINLIKIFKQLIRQETFSTQTEIVNALQQKGFNNINQSKVSRMLTKLGAVRTRNTKMQMVYCLPLELNYPNTTSPLKNLVLDIDYNDMLIIIHTSPGAAQLIARLLDSLGKAEGILGTIAGDDTILVVPINLLKTVHLYNTIQVLFEHK; encoded by the coding sequence ATGCATATTTATTCTACCAAAAAAAAAGAAATAAATTTAATTAAAATTTTTAAACAATTAATACGGCAAGAAACATTTAGTACACAAACAGAAATTGTAAATGCATTACAACAAAAGGGTTTTAATAATATTAATCAATCTAAAGTTTCTAGAATGTTAACAAAATTAGGGGCTGTAAGAACTAGAAATACAAAAATGCAAATGGTATATTGTTTACCTTTAGAATTAAATTATCCAAATACAACTAGTCCCTTAAAAAATCTAGTATTAGATATCGATTATAATGATATGCTTATTATTATTCATACAAGTCCTGGTGCTGCGCAATTAATTGCTCGTTTATTAGATTCTTTGGGTAAAGCAGAAGGTATATTAGGCACCATTGCTGGAGATGATACCATTTTAGTGGTACCAATAAATTTACTAAAAACTGTACATTTATATAATACTATTCAAGTATTGTTTGAGCATAAATAA
- the rplM gene encoding 50S ribosomal protein L13 produces the protein MSNNTVSINNNHRSWYLINAKEQILGRLATKIVYYLIGKHKVAYTPSIDIGDYVIVINAQKINITGNKRKNKFYFSHSGYSGGFKKISFEKLISINPQKIIHHAVKGMLPKNKIGCMVLKRLKIYADKTHQHQAQQHIHNI, from the coding sequence ATGAGTAATAATACAGTAAGTATAAATAATAATCATCGTTCCTGGTATCTTATTAATGCTAAAGAACAAATTTTAGGTCGTTTAGCTACAAAAATAGTTTATTATTTAATAGGTAAACATAAAGTTGCATACACACCCAGTATTGATATAGGAGATTATGTTATAGTTATAAATGCACAAAAAATTAATATTACAGGAAATAAAAGAAAAAACAAGTTTTATTTTAGTCATAGTGGTTATTCTGGCGGTTTCAAAAAAATATCTTTTGAAAAATTAATATCTATTAATCCTCAAAAAATAATACACCATGCTGTTAAAGGTATGTTACCTAAAAATAAAATTGGATGTATGGTCTTAAAAAGATTAAAGATCTATGCTGATAAAACTCATCAACATCAAGCACAACAACATATTCATAATATTTAA